CTTAACCGGCTGCGCGCTCGCCCCCACCAAGGCGATGCCGCGAGCGTTCCAGAAGGGCGCAAGCGGATCGTCCATAAGCGCCTCGTTGCGAGGAGATCTCCGCCGCAAATCTTAACGAATGTTTGGAAGGATGCATAATTCGAGAGCGCATTTTTCGCTACAACTGATCAGCAAAAACGGACGCGCCCGATACGGCGTTCATGCGGATTTGACGCGCTCCTAGCAAGACATTAGGATAGGGGTCTCAGAGCACGTTGTGGAGGGAAGTCTTCATGGTGCTCAGCGATCTTCTGATCCCGGCGGCGCTGCGCCGGACCCAGGCGCAGCAGCGATTGGCGGATGCGGTTCTGATCCTGGGCGGCAGCTTGCTCACCGCGCTGATGGCTCGTGTGGAGATCCCCCTGCCCTTCACGCCGGTGCCCATCACCGGCCAGACCTTCGCAGTGCTGCTGGTGGGGGCCGCCCTGGGGAGCCGGCGGGGAGCCCTCAGCATGGCGGTCTATCTCCTCGAGGGAGCCCTTGGCCTGCCGGTGTTCGCCGGAGGAGCGGCCGGGCTGGCGCGGCTGCGGGGGCCGACGGGGGGCTACCTCATCGGGTTCATCGCCGCCGCGTTCGTCACCGGCTGGCTGGCAGAGCGCGGATGGGATCGACGGCCGGTGACGACCGCCCTGGCGATGCTGGCGGGCAACGCCGTCATCTATCTCTTCGGTCTGCCGTGGCTGGCCTGGTT
The window above is part of the Thermoflexus hugenholtzii JAD2 genome. Proteins encoded here:
- a CDS encoding biotin transporter BioY, which produces MVLSDLLIPAALRRTQAQQRLADAVLILGGSLLTALMARVEIPLPFTPVPITGQTFAVLLVGAALGSRRGALSMAVYLLEGALGLPVFAGGAAGLARLRGPTGGYLIGFIAAAFVTGWLAERGWDRRPVTTALAMLAGNAVIYLFGLPWLAWFVGGFLGPKGALALGLLPFVPGDLIKLLMATIAFPSAWLLARRVRAS